ATTGCACGTAAAGTTGCTCCGGCCCTTGCAGCAGGATGTACAACAGTTATAAAACCATCTGAAGAGACACCACTGTCAGCTCTTGCATTTGCACAACTTGTTGACGAGGTTCAGGTACCACAAGGTGTTGTTAATGTTATAACATGTTCGAGAAATAATACTGAGTTAGCTGGACTTTTACTTTGCACGAGCCCTCTTGTTAGAAATATCTCATTTACAGGATCTACTAAAGTTGGAAAATGGTTGTTAGAGAAGTCTGCTTCTACTGTTAAAAAGGTTTCTTTGGAATTAGGAGGAAATGCACCATTCATAGTTTTTGATTCTGCAGATATAAAGCTTGCTGCAGATAAAGCTGTTAAATCCCGTTTTCGAAATGCAGGACAAACTTGCATTTGCGCCGAAAGGATACTAGTTCAAGAGAATGTTTATGAATCCTTTATAGatgagttcaaaaaaataactatgGCATTAAGAGTACGAGATCCTATGAGTTCTGAATGTGATATGAGTTCTTTAATTAATGAGCAAGCTCTTGCTAAAGTAGAAGACCATGTTAACGACGCTTTGCTAAACGGAGGTAAAATAGTATGCGGTGGAAAAAAACTGTCTTCTAATGGTTCATTGTTCTACGAACCAACAATAATTAGAGATTGCACAACTAATATGAAATGTATAGCTGAAGAAACGTTTGGACCAGTGGCACCTgtgataaagtttaaaactgaAGAAGAAGCGCTTCTTCTTGCAAACAGCCGGAATTCAGGGTTAGCTGGATACATTTTTACTAACAATACAAGTCAATCATGGAGAGTAGCTGAAAGATTAGAAGTAGGCATGGTTAGTGTTAACGAAAGTGCTTTTAGTAACGAAATGATTCCTTTTGGAGGAATAAAGGAGTCTGGTCTCGGTAGAGAAGGATCTTCGCACGGTGTTGAAGAGTATATAGAACTAAAACTTGTTTGCATGGGAGctttagaaaataaatgaaagttaaattttttatttttattttgaattattttgaaaaattttttattgtgggTAAATTTTCTTATGTTTGACATGTTTTATACATATTCATTTTATACATTGCATTGTTTATAGTAATAGACAACTGTGTTTTTCTGaaagtttatttgttgtttGTTCTGTGATAGCAGTTGTGTTTTGTAAATGATTaattgcaacaatttttttttaatatggttcGTAGCCTTACTTTCAATTCCTATAATAAATGACGacagtttctttttgttttataagataaATTGCGATAGCTTTTGTTTTACATGATTTTAAATGTATCTTGAAAATGAGTTGGCATAATCGATCTTTTATTTATTGGATGATGTTTTTTGATTCCGTTTTCAGGCACATCACGCAAAAAGCGTCTAAACATATTAAGGGTAGATTTCATGATTTCTCAACAACTCTTAAGTTAATATCCAGACCTTTTTGCGTAAAAGTCAGtgaaaatgaaatcaaaaagcATCAATCGATAACTTAAAGAAATTACAATGTATAAATCATGTTTTATTCGACACACAcacaacataatttttaagGAATATTCTGTTTATAtgcgagaaaaaaaaattcatgtgaacaaaaaagtaatgtttcaatgttttttatttttatacattaaagGTACGAGATATTAATGCTAATAttgaacaaaaatgaaaaatatcacAATCGGTTGAAATTTGATCAATTTTGAATTAGGTTTTctcaaaaacaacttaattctTATGATTCTTTTTAGATGATCCATATGCATAAGTAGTTTGTTGTACGTGGATGTAGTTTGTTGTGCGTGGATGTAGTAGTTTGTTTTACGTGGATGAAGTTTGTTGTGCTTGGATGTAGTAGTTGGTGGTGCTTGGATGTAGTAATTTGTTGTACGTGGATGTAGTAGTTGTTTTTATCTGATTAGTTATTGCAATGATtagtaaaaagtcaaaaaaatatttttaaaactttacgcAAAAAAATCCAATGTGCTATTCAATTTCAAAAGCATGTTAAGTTTCAAAATCAATTGTTGGAATTGTCATATAACGTTTAAGTAGAACGAAGCTACAAACAGAAAatcatgttttaatatatatatatatatatatatatatatatatatatatatatatatatatatatatatatatatatatatatataaacacgtACACATAAATCACTAACTGCAGAAAGGCAACAAGTCCACAAATCCTGATTTTGCaagatagattataaaatattttaaccctttattttcaaacttgagtttttcaatttttttcttagttatttaataattagttaggatttaaaaaatatatacataacgTTCACTGTGAGTTTCCTGAAATAATAAGTATCTTTTACGAGTATGAACGGTAATGCCACTTTAGCAGTGTAATCTAAACGTGTAATCCAATCTGTTTGTATCTGTGTAATCCAATCTGTTTAGGGTCTATATTTAGCATTCTTCTGTGGCATCTTTTActttgttataaaactttttagccATTCTATTGTGGACCATAAGCTCTGCTATTGCAACTCTTTTCacattgttattaaaaaattactgtttattttcaactaaaCCTCCTCATAGGTCACATGTGGGATGCAGCTACGTCATAACTTAACGagtaattttctttaaaatactgctagaaaagtttatttgactGCCTCCTCTCACTGCAAAGTGTatgtaaaaagaaacttttctgTCTGTTTATAGACATCACACACATGGTTTAACTTATACATTCAAATTAGCTGGTAAGTATTCTTTCTCATTCAGTATAGTGTTCGATTTCTGTAGGATATTGTTCAATACAAGTTCCTAAACGATTACAAAGATTACAGTGCCAAGAATGGCATTACCAAAAACATTTCTGCCTCTTTTATCTACTGGAGTTTTGCTTAGCTTTAACAGATGTGAGAGTCTGTGACACTGTTTATATGTATCCCGTATAATTTCATAAATCCATTTTTACACATCTTTATGCACactttttttgcataatattgTAGTTCACAGGCCCGTAGCAACCGGGGCAGCAGAGCCATTCGTTTCCCCCTCCCCTTCCTCCTCTCCCCCAATAAtctttcaaataattaattttgaagttagtttttagaaaaaaagcaagcgattacaaattaaaaaataaaagaaaaaaaagcatagAAAGGACCTTATTTGATATCCGTATTTTCAACGTAAGTTCCtttgacaaaaaatattgacCTACTATTTGATCTACCCAGCAATATTGCCCCGCCCAATATATTCTTTGTTCCTACGGGCCTGGTTCACTATGAAAGATTTAGGTTTTGTTAAGGAAGAACCTGTTCTAGGCCTTTGAAAGTCAACTGGGGAAACTTCCATAAGTGAATCCAAGTAGATGTCTTGTTGAGCTTTAATTTCCATATCATGTAGATTGGTAAATATTTTCACCATGTTaatctttaaatagttttcttgcAACTAAAATGaaacagaaactataaaaatttgtatataaaaatatacaacttaaggtttacaatgagaaaaacgatcagCAAGTTAATTATACGAATTGCTCATTTTTAACAGCAATAAAGACGATGTAATTTACTGTTTTcagtacttccccaggcaatattagtGAAGATAATGTTGCAGTGAATGAATGAGAAATAAAGTTGTCTTAAGTATTTCTTATGGAGATAAGTTCGAGCTTTGTATAAAATTCCAATGTTTTTAGAGACTTTAGTGCATACAAAATGAATATGCTGATTCCAAGTAATGTTCTGATCGCGATAAACACCTAAGTATTTAACAGAGgagtctctttttatttcaatttcatcaataaagatttgAGGCAAGTTTgagagtaaattttttttttccctaagCGAATGAATGGGTTTATTTAGTTTTGTCcgtatttaatgttaatttattggATTTGAACCAGTGAGataaaagtttaacttctttatttaCGGTGGCAAAAATTTCGCTAACATCAGTCTTAGagattattaaataagtatCATTAGCGAACATGATGCTCATCAGATCTAGGAATGTCgccaaaaatatttgaatcctATTTTAGTGAAATCTGCCATAAATATAGCACAAGGTTCTCAGTCAACAACTTTACT
This genomic interval from Hydra vulgaris chromosome 01, alternate assembly HydraT2T_AEP contains the following:
- the LOC100208673 gene encoding succinate-semialdehyde dehydrogenase, mitochondrial isoform X2, whose product is MSIVIFSYKMSTNTILLKKFNYLKDLAFINGKWTLGINKATFPVLSPTTRQVVANVPDLSEVDIKASISCANDAFHSWQHTSCRYKSDILKKLSSQMLKNEDELATIVTLESGKPFHEAKVEVKFAASFLEWFSEEAKRINGEVLPNIEPHLRRFVLKQPVGVCGMITPWNFPLAMIARKVAPALAAGCTTVIKPSEETPLSALAFAQLVDEVQVPQGVVNVITCSRNNTELAGLLLCTSPLVRNISFTGSTKVGKWLLEKSASTVKKVSLELGGNAPFIVFDSADIKLAADKAVKSRFRNAGQTCICAERILVQENVYESFIDEFKKITMALRVRDPMSSECDMSSLINEQALAKVEDHVNDALLNGGKIVCGGKKLSSNGSLFYEPTIIRDCTTNMKCIAEETFGPVAPVIKFKTEEEALLLANSRNSGLAGYIFTNNTSQSWRVAERLEVGMVSVNESAFSNEMIPFGGIKESGLGREGSSHGVEEYIELKLVCMGALENK